From a region of the Dermatophagoides farinae isolate YC_2012a chromosome 3, ASM2471394v1, whole genome shotgun sequence genome:
- the LOC124494621 gene encoding chitin deacetylase 7 yields the protein MKLFAIFVVNLILISSSVLAGPIDVTETEETYPTTVTEEPSTMTTIVETTTEEMKTTRTPYHSSFKNTDCNFTACVAPDCQCLQDLPPNGMNIDDIPQFVIVTFDGAVTVTNFPYYQTLFDFKNPNNCPIEATYFVSHVDSNYKLVHELYRRGNEIGVHSISKAKNNNQEFWKYLDYEGWRQEMGGQRQILSKYSEIPIGKIRGVRAPNLQTAGNVTFTAFVDENFEYDCSNPSRRGINSPFFPYTFDYGFQRENDCQVQPCLKKGENYPGFWDVPMNDWDVEYEVQGVKVHRECAMASACIMFNKDGSVIYHPTADEIYDLFEYNFNHYYNGNRAPFPLFLSEEWMHDEAKRNALQRFIQDKLEKHDVFFVSIDEVLQWMQSPTNVHEYIEKTKQCKPIVKTKCGLKDGEIINDISQFKRKCDYEKIDELNGQSKRMVICDDLHCPEHYPWLNRL from the exons atgaaattgtttgcCATTTTCGTGGTCAACCTAATTCTCATCAGTTCGTCAG TTCTGGCCGGACCTATCGATGTCACGGAAACAGAAGAAACATATCCAACAACCGTAACTGAAGAACCTTCAACTATGACAACAATCGTagaaacaacaaccgaagaaatgaaaacaacacgAACACCATAtcattcttcattcaaaaatacGGATTGTAATTTTACAGCATGCGTTGCACCAGATTGTCAATGTTTACAGGATCTGCCACCGAATGGAATGAATATCGATGATATACCACAATTTGTAATTGTCACATTTGATGGTGCTGTTACTGTAACAAATTTCCCTTATTATCAaacattgtttgatttcaaaaatcCCAACAATTGTCCAATAGAAGCTACATATTTTGTATCACATGTAGATAGTAATTATAAATTGGTACATGAACTTTATCGTCGTGGCAATGAAATTGGTGTACATTCAATCAG TAAagccaaaaataataatcaagaattttGGAAATATCTAGATTATGAAGGATGGCGACAAGAAATGGGTGGACAACGACAAATTCTTTCGAAATATTCAGAAATTCCTATCGGAAAAATTCGTGGTGTACGAGCTCCGAATCTTCAGACAGCCGGAAATGTTACATTCACT GCTTTTGTCGATGAAAACTTTGAATATGATTGTTCGAATCCATCACGTCGTGGTATTAATTCGCCGTTTTTCCCATATACATTTGATTATGGCTTTCAACGTGAAAATGATTGTCAAGTACAACCATGTTTGAAAAAAGGAGAAAATTACCCGGGATTCTGGGATGTaccaatgaatgattggGATGTCGAATATGAAGTACAAGGAG TAAAAGTTCATCGTGAATGTGCTATGGCTTCTGCATGTATTATGTTCAATAAAGATGGTAGTGTTATCTATCACCCAACTGCTGATGAAATAtatgatttgtttgaatataatTTCAATCACTATTATAATGGTAATCGTGCACCATTTCCATTATTTCTAAGCGAAGAATGGATGCATGATGAAGCCAAACGTAATGCATTACAACGTTTTATCCAGGATAAATTAGAAAAACATGATGTATTTTTCGTATCGATTGATGAAGTATTACAATGGATGCAATCACCAACCAATGTGcatgaatatattgaaaaaactaaacaatGTAAACCAAttgtcaaaacaaaatgtggCCTGAAAGATGGtgaaattatcaatgatatttCGCAATTTAAACGAAAAtgtgattatgaaaaaatcgatgaattgaatggacaAAGCAAACGTATGGTTATCTGTGACGATTTACATTGCCCCGAACATTATCCATGGCTAAATCGTTTGTAA
- the Naprt gene encoding nicotinate phosphoribosyltransferase isoform X1, producing the protein MSTKPTEMYSDRGCHSSIQSSNDHVNCCRQIHMPLLTDKYQITMAYAYWKNGMSEKFAVFDIFFRKNPFGGEFTVFAGLEECLNFLQGFHYTSDDIDFFRKILFDDVEDEFFDYLSKITAKDVVLYSVAEGSVVFPKEPLMRIEGPLVVCQLLETTFLTLVNYACLIATNAARYKIAIDNRKIQLLEFGLRRAQGPDGGLSASKYSYIGGFDGTSNLLAGRLYNIPVKGTHAHSFIMSHSTMEEPKNIYLKSKITGEKVNFVETCLNFKDEVAKILQVSTTESSKSELIAFISYALAFPDSFLALVDTYDVIRSGILNFCIVTLALDKLGYRAIGIRVDSGDLAYQSIVAHRCFQKIAEHYQLKWFNELSIIVSNDINEETIISLNEQKHKINAFGIGTHLVTCQKQPALGCVYKLVEIDHIPCIKISLDLAKVTIPCRKNVYRIYGREGYALLDLLTGTNEEEPKILEKILCRHPFEESKRCFATPSRVERLLKVWWIDGKISQSLPTLIEIREHVQNSLAILRPDIKRLLNPTPYKVSVTDNLYQYMHQLWLENAPVGELH; encoded by the exons atgagcACAAAA CCGACTGAAATGTACTCGGATCGTGGTTGTCATTCGtcgattcaatcatcaaatgatcacGTAAATTGTTGTCGACAAATTCACATGCCACTTTTAACAG ACAAATATCAAATTACAATGGCATATGCCTATTGGAAGAATGGTATGTCGGAAAAATTTGCCGTgtttgatatattttttcgtAAAAATCCATTCGGCGGAGAATTCACCGTTTTTGCTGGTCTTGAAGAATGTCTAAATTTTCTACAAGGATTTCATTACACATCTGATG ATATTGATTTCtttcgaaaaattcttttcgatgatgttgaagatGAGTTTTTTGATTATCTATCAAAAATCACTGCCAAAGATGTTGTCCTTTATTCCGTAGCCGAAGGTTCGGTCGTATTTCCTAAAGAGCCATTGATGCGTATTGAAGGTCCActtgttgtttgtcaattATTGGAAACAACATTTTTAACTTTGGTTAATTATGCTTGTCTTATCGCTACAAATGCTGCCCGATATAAGATTGCAATTGATAATCGTAAAATTCAATTGCTTGAATTTGGACTTCGTCGTGCACAAGGTCCAGATGGTGGCCTTTCAG CATCAAAATATAGTTATATCGGTGGTTTCGATGGCACAAGCAATCTATTAGCTGGAAGATTATATAACATTCCTGTGAAAGGAACACATgcacattcatttataatgtCTCATTCAACAATGGAAGAACCAAAAAATATT TatctaaaatcaaaaataacgGGTGAAAAAGTGAATTTTGTCGAAACATGTCTAAATTTCAAAGATGAAGTGGCCAAAATTTTACAAGTATCAACAACGGAATCCAGTAAAAGTGAATTG ATAGCATTCATATCGTATGCTTTAGCATTTCCAGATTCATTTTTAGCATTGGTCGATACATATGATGTAATTCGTTCGGgaatattaaatttttgtatCGTAACATTGGCATTGGATAAACTTGGTTATCGTGCTATCGGTATACGAGTTGATAGTGGTGATCTTGCATATCAATCTATTGTTGCACATCgatgttttcaaaaaattgctgaacattatcaattgaaatggTTCAATGAATTATCGATCATCGTTAGTAATGATATTAATGAAGAAACGATcatatcattgaatgaacaaaaacataaGATTAATGCATTTGGTATTGGAACACATTTGGTTACATGTCAAAAACAACCTGCATTAGGTTGTGTATATAAg CTTGTCGAAATTGATCATATTCCATGTATAAAAATCAGTCTAGATCTGGCCAAAGTAACAATTCCATGCCGTAAAAATGTTTATCGTATCTATGGGCGTGAAGGCTATGCATTATTAGATTTATTAACCGGAACCAATGAAGAAGAGCCaaaaatattggaaaaaattctatgcCGTCATCCATTCGAAGAATCGAAACGTTGTTTTGCCACTCCAAGTCGTGTTGAACGTTTGCTAAAAGTTTGGTGGATAGACGGAAAG ATTTCACAATCATTGCCAACATTAATAGAGATACGTGAACATGTACAAAATAGTTTAGCAATATTACGTCCAGACATAAAACGTTTGTTGAATCCGACGCCATATAAAGTTTCCGTTACAGATAATTTATATCAATATATGCATCAATTATGGTTGGAGAATGCACCGGTTGGTGAATTACATTGA
- the Naprt gene encoding nicotinate phosphoribosyltransferase isoform X2 — protein sequence MYSDRGCHSSIQSSNDHVNCCRQIHMPLLTDKYQITMAYAYWKNGMSEKFAVFDIFFRKNPFGGEFTVFAGLEECLNFLQGFHYTSDDIDFFRKILFDDVEDEFFDYLSKITAKDVVLYSVAEGSVVFPKEPLMRIEGPLVVCQLLETTFLTLVNYACLIATNAARYKIAIDNRKIQLLEFGLRRAQGPDGGLSASKYSYIGGFDGTSNLLAGRLYNIPVKGTHAHSFIMSHSTMEEPKNIYLKSKITGEKVNFVETCLNFKDEVAKILQVSTTESSKSELIAFISYALAFPDSFLALVDTYDVIRSGILNFCIVTLALDKLGYRAIGIRVDSGDLAYQSIVAHRCFQKIAEHYQLKWFNELSIIVSNDINEETIISLNEQKHKINAFGIGTHLVTCQKQPALGCVYKLVEIDHIPCIKISLDLAKVTIPCRKNVYRIYGREGYALLDLLTGTNEEEPKILEKILCRHPFEESKRCFATPSRVERLLKVWWIDGKISQSLPTLIEIREHVQNSLAILRPDIKRLLNPTPYKVSVTDNLYQYMHQLWLENAPVGELH from the exons ATGTACTCGGATCGTGGTTGTCATTCGtcgattcaatcatcaaatgatcacGTAAATTGTTGTCGACAAATTCACATGCCACTTTTAACAG ACAAATATCAAATTACAATGGCATATGCCTATTGGAAGAATGGTATGTCGGAAAAATTTGCCGTgtttgatatattttttcgtAAAAATCCATTCGGCGGAGAATTCACCGTTTTTGCTGGTCTTGAAGAATGTCTAAATTTTCTACAAGGATTTCATTACACATCTGATG ATATTGATTTCtttcgaaaaattcttttcgatgatgttgaagatGAGTTTTTTGATTATCTATCAAAAATCACTGCCAAAGATGTTGTCCTTTATTCCGTAGCCGAAGGTTCGGTCGTATTTCCTAAAGAGCCATTGATGCGTATTGAAGGTCCActtgttgtttgtcaattATTGGAAACAACATTTTTAACTTTGGTTAATTATGCTTGTCTTATCGCTACAAATGCTGCCCGATATAAGATTGCAATTGATAATCGTAAAATTCAATTGCTTGAATTTGGACTTCGTCGTGCACAAGGTCCAGATGGTGGCCTTTCAG CATCAAAATATAGTTATATCGGTGGTTTCGATGGCACAAGCAATCTATTAGCTGGAAGATTATATAACATTCCTGTGAAAGGAACACATgcacattcatttataatgtCTCATTCAACAATGGAAGAACCAAAAAATATT TatctaaaatcaaaaataacgGGTGAAAAAGTGAATTTTGTCGAAACATGTCTAAATTTCAAAGATGAAGTGGCCAAAATTTTACAAGTATCAACAACGGAATCCAGTAAAAGTGAATTG ATAGCATTCATATCGTATGCTTTAGCATTTCCAGATTCATTTTTAGCATTGGTCGATACATATGATGTAATTCGTTCGGgaatattaaatttttgtatCGTAACATTGGCATTGGATAAACTTGGTTATCGTGCTATCGGTATACGAGTTGATAGTGGTGATCTTGCATATCAATCTATTGTTGCACATCgatgttttcaaaaaattgctgaacattatcaattgaaatggTTCAATGAATTATCGATCATCGTTAGTAATGATATTAATGAAGAAACGATcatatcattgaatgaacaaaaacataaGATTAATGCATTTGGTATTGGAACACATTTGGTTACATGTCAAAAACAACCTGCATTAGGTTGTGTATATAAg CTTGTCGAAATTGATCATATTCCATGTATAAAAATCAGTCTAGATCTGGCCAAAGTAACAATTCCATGCCGTAAAAATGTTTATCGTATCTATGGGCGTGAAGGCTATGCATTATTAGATTTATTAACCGGAACCAATGAAGAAGAGCCaaaaatattggaaaaaattctatgcCGTCATCCATTCGAAGAATCGAAACGTTGTTTTGCCACTCCAAGTCGTGTTGAACGTTTGCTAAAAGTTTGGTGGATAGACGGAAAG ATTTCACAATCATTGCCAACATTAATAGAGATACGTGAACATGTACAAAATAGTTTAGCAATATTACGTCCAGACATAAAACGTTTGTTGAATCCGACGCCATATAAAGTTTCCGTTACAGATAATTTATATCAATATATGCATCAATTATGGTTGGAGAATGCACCGGTTGGTGAATTACATTGA